The following is a genomic window from Streptomyces chrestomyceticus JCM 4735.
CTTGACCCGGAGCCCGAACGGGGGCGGCGACAGCAGACCCAAGTACCCACCGAGCCGCACCCGGAACGGGACGAACCCGTCCGAGTCGCCCAGCCGCCCGCTCAGCGTGAGTCCGCCCCTCTGGCTGCCGAAAGCGGACGACCCGCCCGAATCGCCCCCGTGGCGTCCATCACACCCGACCGTCCGAATCTGGAGAAGAACGCACCGGTGATCATGCCCAAGGTTGTGTCCGAGCGGGAGCCGTACCGCATCACGACGCTGCACCCCCGGACCTACAACGAAGCCCGTACCATCGGGGAACACTTCCGTGAGGGCACTCCGGTGATCATGAATCTCACGGAGATGGACGATACGGACGCGAAGCGACTTGTCGACTTTGCTGCCGGTCTCGTCTTCGGCCTGCACGGCAGCATCGAGCGGGTGACGCAGAAGGTGTTCCTGTTGTCGCCTGCTAACGTCGATGTCACGGCGGAGGACAAGGCCCGCATCGCAGAGGGCGGGTTCTTCAACCAGAGCTGAGACGCAATACCGGGCACACCGGGCGGAAACGCCCAACACGACAGCATGGCAAGGGGAGAGGACACCGCGGATGAGCATCGCTGGACAGGTGATCTACATCGCGTTGTACTGCTTCCTCATCGTGTTGATCTTCCGGCTGGTGATGGACTATGTCTTCCAGTTCGCCCGTTCATGGCAACCCGGCAAGCCAATGGTGGTCGTTCTGGAGGCCACCTACACTGTCACTGATCCGCCACTCAAGCTCTTGCGGCGGGTCATTCCGCCGCTGCGTCTCGGGGGCGTGGCGCTCGACCTGTCCTTCTTCGTATTGATGATCATCGTCTACATCCTGATCACCGTCGTGAGATCGGTGTTGTTGGTGTGAACGATACGGTCTTGCCGATTGCCGACGACTACGTTGAGGTGAAGTAGAGATGCCGTTGACCCCCGAGGACGTGCGGAACAAGCAGTTCACGACCGTCCGCCTCCGAGAAGGCTATGACGAGGACGAGGTCGATGCCTTCCTCGATGAGGTCGAAGCCGAACTGACCCGCCTGCTGCGCGAGAACGAGGACCTGCGCGCCAAGCTGGCCGCCGCGACGCGAGCCGCCGCGCAGAACCAGCAGCAGCAGAACATGCGCAAGCAGCAGGAGCAGCAGCAGGACCAGGGGCAGCAGCACCAGCAGGGGCGGCCCGGGGCTCCGGTGCCCGCCGCCATATCCGGACCGCAGCCGGTGCCGCCGCAGCAACAGCAGCAACAGCAGCAGTTGGGCGGCCCGCCGCAGCTGACCGGAGGAGCCCCGCAGCTCCCGGCCGGGCCCGGTGGCCACGGTCCCGGCCCGCAGGGCCCGCACGGCCCCGGCCCGATGGGCCCCGGCGGTCCGCTGGGCGGCCCGATGGGCGGTCCCGGTGGCCACGGCGGCCCGCAGCTGCCGCAGCCGGGGCAGGGCCCGGGCGGTGACAGTGCCGCTCGCGTGCTCTCGCTCGCGCAGCAGACCGCCGACCAGGCGATCGCGGAGGCCCGTTCCGAGGCCAACAAGATCGTGGGCGAGGCGCGCTCGCGTGCGGAGGGTCTGGAGCGGGACGCCCGTGCCAAGGCGGATGCGCTGGAGCGGGACGCGCAGGAGAAGCACCGCGTCGCGATGGGGTCGCTGGAGTCGGCCCGCGCCACGCTGGAGCGCAAGGTCGAGGACCTGCGCGGCTTCGAGCGCGAGTACCGTACGCGGCTGAAGTCCTACCTGGAGAGCCAGCTGCGCCAGCTGGAGAACCAGGCCGACGACTCGCTGGCGCCGCCGCGGACGCCGGCGACCGCCTCGCTGCCGCCGTCGCCGTCGATGGCTTCGGCCGGTGCGGGATCCATGGGTGGGAACCACTCCATGGGTGGCGGGCAGTCGATGGGCGGTCACGGTGGTGGCTCGGGCAGTGCGCCGTCGTACGGCGGGCAGCAGCAGATGTCGCCGGCGATGACGCAGCCGATGGCTCCGGTGCGGCCGCAGGGACAGCAGCCGATGCAGCAGGCGCCGTCGCCGATGCGTGGGTTCCTCATCGACGAGGACGACAACTGAGCGGAGTCGCGCTTCGCGCGTAGTCGTCGCGTGTAGCGCGTGGTCGGCAATCAGGGCTGGGCCCCTGGGGGTATCCCCGGGGGTCCGGCTCTTTTTGTGGCCTGCGGGCTTGGCTGCTTGTGGGGGTTCGCGTTTCGCGCCTTTGGTCCGGTGGGGGTGCGCGTCTTGCGCGAGAGGTTCGGTGGGTGGGGGCTCGGGGCCACTCCGGGGTCACTCCTCGGCACCGTGGACCGCAACGTGCCTTCATTCGGCGACGCAGAGGCCCGGCTGCCTGCGGGGAGACCCCTGCGGGACCCCGAGCCCTGGCCGTCCGGCGGCTTTCGGTGTGAATTGGGCTGGTGTGGCCTAGAAACGCCGATTTCCCTGACGGGAACGGCCCCCGACGCTTGGTGCGTCGGGGGCCGTCGTGTTGCTACACCTGCTCGGTGGTTACGCCTCGGTCTTCTTGAGGCGGAAGGTCAGGTTGAGGGACTCGTCCTCGAACTGCTGGCCGTAGGTGTTGTCGGCCTCGCCTTGGGCGAAGTCGGTGGCCAGGACCTCGTCCGCGATGAGGGACTGGTGGTCGGTCAGGGCTGTGCGGACTTCCTCGTCGGGGGTCTGCCAGCGGAGGGTGATGCGGTCGGCCACGTCCAGGCCGCTGTTCTTGCGGGCCTCCTGGATGAGGCGGATGGCGTCGCGGGCCAGGCCGGCTCGGCGGAGGTCCGGGGTGATTTCCAGGTCGAGGGCTACGGTGGCGCCCGCGTCGGAGGCCACCGACCAGCCCTCGCGCGGGGTCTCGGTGATGATGACCTCGTCGGGGGAGAGGGGGAGCGTCTCGCCGTCGACGGTGATGGTCGCGGTGCCTTCGCGCAGGGCGAGGGAGAGGGCCGCGGCGTCGGTGGCGGCGATGGCCTTGGCCACGGCCTGGACGCCCTTGCCGAAACGCTTGCCCAGGGCCCGGAAGTTGGCCTTGGCCGTGGTGTCCACCAGGGAGCCGCCCACCTCGGAGAGGGTGGCGAGGGTGGAGACGTTCAGTTCCTCGGTGATCTGGGTGCGCAGCTCGGGGGAGAGTGACTCGAAGCCGGAGGCTGCCACCAGGGCGCGGGAGAGGGGCTGGCGGGTCTTGACGCCGGACTCCGCGCGGGTGGCGCGGCCCAGTTCGACCAGGCGGCGGACCAGGACCATCTGCTTCGACAGTTCCGGGTCGATCGCGGAGTGGTCGGCCTCGGGCCAGGTGGAGAGGTGGACCGAGTCGGGGGCGTCGGGGGTGACCGGGACGACCAGGTCCTGCCAGACGCGTTCGGTGATGAACGGGGTGATGGGGGCCATCAGCCGGGTGACGGTCTCGATGACCTCGTGGAGGGTGCGCAGCGCTGCCTTGTCGCCCTGCCAGAAGCGGCGGCGGGAGCGGCGTACGTACCAGTTGGAGAGGTCGTCGACGAAGGAGGAGAGGAGTTTGCCGGCGCGCTGGGTGTCGAAGGTTTCGAGGGCGTCGGTGACGTCCCGGGTGAGGGCGTGGAGTTCGGACAGGAGCCAGCGGTCCAGCAGGGGGCGGTCGGCCGGGGTAGGGTCTTCGGCGCTCGGGGACCAGTTGGAGGTGCGGGCGTACAGGGCCTGGAAGGCGACCGTGTTCCAGTAGGTCAGGAGGGTCTTGCGGACCACTTCCTGGATGGTGCCGTGGCCCACCCGGCGGGCTGCCCAGGGGGAGCCGCCCGCTGCCATGAACCAGCGGACCGCGTCGGCGCCGTGCTGGTCCATCAGCGGGATCGGGTCGAGGGTGTTGCCCAGGTGCTTGGACATCTTGCGGCCGTCCTCGGCGAGGATGTGGCCCAGGCAGACCACGTTCTCGTAGGAGGACTTGTCGAAGACGAGGGTGCCTACGGCCATGAGGGTGTAGAACCAGCCGCGGGTCTGGTCGATGGCCTCGGAGATGAACTGTGCGGGGTAGCGCTTCTCGAACAGTTCCTTGTTCTTGTACGGGTATCCCCACTGCGCGAAGGGCATGGAGCCGGAGTCGTACCAGGCGTCGATGACCTCGGGGACGCGTGTCGCGATGCCCTGGCAGGTGGGGCAGGGGAAGGTGACGGCGTCGATGTAGGGGCGGTGCGGGTCCAGGGCCGACTGGTCGGTGCCGGTGAGGTCGGTCAGTTCGGCGAGGGAGCCCACGCAGGTCAGGTGGTCCTCGGCGCAGCGCCAGATGGGGAGAGGCGTTCCCCAGTAGCGGTTGCGGGAGAGGGCCCAGTCGATGTTGTTGTTGAGCCAGTCGCCGAAGCGGCCGTGCTTGACCGACTCGGGGAACCAGTTGGTGCGCTCGTTCTCGCGCAGCAGGGCGTCCTTGACCGCGGTGGTGCGGATGTACCAGGACGGCTGGGCGTAGTAGAGGAGCGCGGTGTGGCAGCGCCAGCAGTGCGGGTAGCTGTGCTCGTAGGCGAGGTGCCGGAAGAGCAGGCCGCGCGCGTCGAGGTCGGCGACGAGGTGTTCGTCGGCCTTCTTGAAGAACTGGCCGCCGACGAGGGCGAGGCCCTCCTCGAAGGTGCCGTCGGGGCGCACCGGGTTGACGACCGGCAGGCCGTAGCCGCGGCAGGTCTTGAGGTCGTCCTCGCCGAAGGCCGGGGCCTGGTGGACCAGGCCCGTACCGTCTTCGGTGGTGACGTAGTCGGCGTTGACGACGAAGTTGGCGTCTTCCAGCTCGACCAGGTCGAAGGGGCGGCGGTAGGCCCAGCGCTCCATGTCGCGGCCGGTGAAGGTCTGGCCGGTCGTGGTCCAGCCTTCGCCGAGGGCCTTTTCGAGGAGGGGCTCGGCGACGACCAGCTTTTCCTGGCCGTCGGTGGCCACGACGTAGGTGACGTCGGGGTGGGCGGCGACCGCCGTGTTGGAGACCAGGGTCCAGGGGGTGGTCGTCCAGATCAGGAGGGCCGCCTCGCCGGCCAGCGGGCCGGAGGTGAGGGGGAGACGGACGAAGACCGAGGGGTCCACGACGGTTTCGTAGCCCTGGGCCAGCTCGTGGTCGGACAGGCCGGTGCCGCAGCGGGGGCACCAGGGGGCGACGCGGTGGTCCTGCGCCAGCAGGCCCTTGTCGAAGATTTGCTTGAGGGACCACCAGACCGACTGGATGTAGTCGGGGTCCATGGTGCGGTACGGGTCGTCCAGGTCCGTCCAGTAGCCCATCCGGGTGGTCAGGTCGGCGAACGCGTCGGTGTGGCGGGTCACCGACTCGCGGCACTTGGCGTTGAACTCGGCGATGCCGTACGCCTCGATGTCCTTCTTGCCGTTGAAGCCCAGTTCCTTCTCGACGGCCAGCTCGACCGGCAGGCCGTGGCAGTCCCAGCCGGCCTTGCGGTCGACGTGGTAACCCCGCATGGTGCGGAAGCGGGGGAAGACGTCCTTGAAGACGCGGGCCTCGATGTGGTGGGCACCGGGCATGCCGTTGGCGGTCGGCGGGCCCTCGTAGAAGACCCACTCGGGGCGTCCCTCGGACTGCTGGAGGGTACGGGCGAAGATCTTCTGCTCGCGCCAGAAATCGAGCACCGCGTGCTCAAGGGCGGGCAGGTCTACCTGGGCGGGTACCTGGCGGTACTGAGGCTGTGACATCGGGGCGTTCCTCCGGCGGACACCTGCTGCGTTCTCCGTCCGGAGGGACGAGAGCCTGGGCTCCCGCGGTACCACCCTCCTTGGCGGTGTGCGCTCCACCGCCCCCTCATTGGGGTCGCGAGGCCGGTTCTACTGACCCGCGGGCCGCTTGCTGGCCGCCCGTGGGCGTTCTTCCGGCGGCTCTGGGGTGATCTTCACGTCGCGCACGCCTCCGGGCTCGCACCGTCCCCGGATCGCTCATCGCTGCGTACGACGCTACTCGTCCCGTCCACGCCTTTCGCTGGGGCCAGTGTACGGGGCACAGGGGGTGCGCACCGACCGGTTTCACCGGCTGCGCCGAGTGAGGTAGCGGGCGCCGAGGGTGTGACCCGAATGGCGATACGCAGGGCGCGGGAGTCGGCGCCCGCGCGCGGGGCGCCCGGCGGCGGGCTCCGCGCGGGCCGTGGGCTGGCGGATTACCGGGCGGGCAGGGGGGCACAACGGATGGAGACCCGGCTGCCGTGGGGGGAGACCGGGCGGGAAAGGGCGGTGCGTCCCGTTGCCGCGTGCC
Proteins encoded in this region:
- a CDS encoding cell division protein SepF, with translation MAGAMRKMAVYLGLVEDDGYDGRGFDPDDEFEPELDPEPERGRRQQTQVPTEPHPERDEPVRVAQPPAQRESAPLAAESGRPARIAPVASITPDRPNLEKNAPVIMPKVVSEREPYRITTLHPRTYNEARTIGEHFREGTPVIMNLTEMDDTDAKRLVDFAAGLVFGLHGSIERVTQKVFLLSPANVDVTAEDKARIAEGGFFNQS
- a CDS encoding YggT family protein; the encoded protein is MSIAGQVIYIALYCFLIVLIFRLVMDYVFQFARSWQPGKPMVVVLEATYTVTDPPLKLLRRVIPPLRLGGVALDLSFFVLMIIVYILITVVRSVLLV
- a CDS encoding DivIVA domain-containing protein, producing MPLTPEDVRNKQFTTVRLREGYDEDEVDAFLDEVEAELTRLLRENEDLRAKLAAATRAAAQNQQQQNMRKQQEQQQDQGQQHQQGRPGAPVPAAISGPQPVPPQQQQQQQQLGGPPQLTGGAPQLPAGPGGHGPGPQGPHGPGPMGPGGPLGGPMGGPGGHGGPQLPQPGQGPGGDSAARVLSLAQQTADQAIAEARSEANKIVGEARSRAEGLERDARAKADALERDAQEKHRVAMGSLESARATLERKVEDLRGFEREYRTRLKSYLESQLRQLENQADDSLAPPRTPATASLPPSPSMASAGAGSMGGNHSMGGGQSMGGHGGGSGSAPSYGGQQQMSPAMTQPMAPVRPQGQQPMQQAPSPMRGFLIDEDDN
- the ileS gene encoding isoleucine--tRNA ligase, translated to MSQPQYRQVPAQVDLPALEHAVLDFWREQKIFARTLQQSEGRPEWVFYEGPPTANGMPGAHHIEARVFKDVFPRFRTMRGYHVDRKAGWDCHGLPVELAVEKELGFNGKKDIEAYGIAEFNAKCRESVTRHTDAFADLTTRMGYWTDLDDPYRTMDPDYIQSVWWSLKQIFDKGLLAQDHRVAPWCPRCGTGLSDHELAQGYETVVDPSVFVRLPLTSGPLAGEAALLIWTTTPWTLVSNTAVAAHPDVTYVVATDGQEKLVVAEPLLEKALGEGWTTTGQTFTGRDMERWAYRRPFDLVELEDANFVVNADYVTTEDGTGLVHQAPAFGEDDLKTCRGYGLPVVNPVRPDGTFEEGLALVGGQFFKKADEHLVADLDARGLLFRHLAYEHSYPHCWRCHTALLYYAQPSWYIRTTAVKDALLRENERTNWFPESVKHGRFGDWLNNNIDWALSRNRYWGTPLPIWRCAEDHLTCVGSLAELTDLTGTDQSALDPHRPYIDAVTFPCPTCQGIATRVPEVIDAWYDSGSMPFAQWGYPYKNKELFEKRYPAQFISEAIDQTRGWFYTLMAVGTLVFDKSSYENVVCLGHILAEDGRKMSKHLGNTLDPIPLMDQHGADAVRWFMAAGGSPWAARRVGHGTIQEVVRKTLLTYWNTVAFQALYARTSNWSPSAEDPTPADRPLLDRWLLSELHALTRDVTDALETFDTQRAGKLLSSFVDDLSNWYVRRSRRRFWQGDKAALRTLHEVIETVTRLMAPITPFITERVWQDLVVPVTPDAPDSVHLSTWPEADHSAIDPELSKQMVLVRRLVELGRATRAESGVKTRQPLSRALVAASGFESLSPELRTQITEELNVSTLATLSEVGGSLVDTTAKANFRALGKRFGKGVQAVAKAIAATDAAALSLALREGTATITVDGETLPLSPDEVIITETPREGWSVASDAGATVALDLEITPDLRRAGLARDAIRLIQEARKNSGLDVADRITLRWQTPDEEVRTALTDHQSLIADEVLATDFAQGEADNTYGQQFEDESLNLTFRLKKTEA